The following coding sequences are from one Arthrobacter sp. PvP023 window:
- the mtrA gene encoding MtrAB system response regulator MtrA has protein sequence MKARILVVDDDEALAEMIGIVLRNDGFEPVFCADGGQALEVFRSSKPDLVLLDLMLPGIDGIEVCRQIRAESDSPIVMLTAKSDTSDVVRGLESGADDYVPKPFKPAELVARVRARLRPGDQKAPETLRIADITIDVAGHLVSRNDERISLTPLEFDLLVALARKPWQVFTRELLLEQVWGYRHAADTRLVNVHVQRLRSKIERDPEAPEVVLTVRGVGYKAGS, from the coding sequence ATGAAGGCACGCATTCTGGTAGTGGACGATGACGAGGCGCTGGCCGAGATGATCGGGATTGTCTTGCGCAATGACGGCTTCGAGCCGGTCTTTTGCGCTGACGGCGGGCAGGCGCTGGAGGTTTTCCGTTCCTCAAAACCGGATCTTGTGCTTCTGGACCTGATGCTTCCGGGCATTGACGGCATCGAAGTGTGCCGGCAGATCCGCGCGGAGTCGGATTCGCCCATCGTTATGCTGACCGCCAAGTCCGATACCTCGGACGTGGTCCGCGGCCTGGAATCCGGTGCTGACGACTACGTGCCCAAACCGTTTAAGCCGGCGGAACTGGTGGCCCGCGTCAGGGCCCGGCTGCGGCCGGGGGACCAAAAGGCGCCGGAGACCCTGCGCATCGCCGACATCACCATTGACGTGGCCGGCCACCTGGTGAGCCGGAACGACGAACGAATTTCGCTGACTCCCCTCGAATTCGACCTGCTCGTTGCCCTTGCGCGCAAGCCATGGCAGGTCTTCACCCGCGAGTTGCTCCTGGAGCAGGTCTGGGGATACCGGCACGCGGCAGATACGCGCCTCGTGAACGTCCATGTCCAGCGGCTGAGGTCGAAGATCGAGCGGGACCCCGAAGCCCCCGAGGTAGTTTTGACGGTCCGTGGTGTCGGCTACAAAGCAGGTTCCTGA
- the mtrB gene encoding MtrAB system histidine kinase MtrB produces the protein MAGVFSDVPFRTRIWLRRARIVGLRVARLVRTGLLRLLPGVRFLLRAVHRRWRRSLQFRTVLTTLLLSIGSFAVVGAYLSNQIANNLFQERLTQAESETLYNVKQVQDTFDGAQVTDQSSVITLVYDTLNAVEGRGNVIQRRYVFEAMPEQTKPRNRWVESRASDQLTVSVIPPELRKAVQESGKDQFWASTEFPVGTEDRPGIAVGNKVTFNGTVYELYLIYDLNTAQKTLDEIQNVLLAGGAVLVLIIGAIAWYVTRNVVSPVSHAAVVSEKLAAGQLQERMVVKGEDEVARLGASFNHMAASLQEQITQLATLSQMQQRFVSDVSHELRTPLTTVRMAAEVLYDARHDFDPINKRSAELLYNQVERFQSLLADLLEISRFDAGVAMLDAEPTDILQLVAKVVEDAGPVAAEYGSQVTINSRDESIVVEMDDRRIERILRNLVLNALEHSEGNPVNISVAANETAVAVAVRDHGIGMTQSEAARVFDRFWRADPARARTTGGSGLGLSIAAEDTKLHNGWLQAWGSKGTGSNFRLTLPLRQGEVISKSPLQLEPADVELPGGSGQGTMLLLGTAASPADSTDAPVPAPGGDARPGMEPAGPSAAPPHAQPAAETEETP, from the coding sequence ATGGCCGGCGTATTCTCGGACGTACCGTTCCGGACCCGAATTTGGCTCCGCCGCGCCCGGATCGTGGGACTGCGGGTCGCGAGGCTCGTCCGGACCGGGCTGCTCCGGCTCCTTCCCGGCGTCCGGTTCCTGCTGCGGGCCGTGCACAGGCGCTGGCGCCGTTCCCTGCAGTTCCGCACAGTGCTTACCACGCTGCTGCTCTCGATCGGCTCGTTCGCCGTGGTCGGGGCCTACCTGTCGAACCAGATCGCCAACAACCTGTTCCAGGAACGGCTGACGCAGGCTGAGTCGGAGACCCTGTACAACGTCAAGCAGGTCCAGGACACGTTCGACGGCGCCCAGGTCACCGACCAGTCCAGCGTGATCACGTTGGTGTACGACACCCTGAATGCCGTGGAGGGCCGCGGAAACGTCATCCAGCGCCGGTATGTGTTTGAGGCGATGCCGGAACAGACCAAGCCCCGCAACCGCTGGGTGGAATCGCGGGCTTCGGACCAGTTGACGGTCAGTGTCATTCCGCCCGAGTTGCGGAAGGCAGTCCAGGAGTCCGGAAAAGACCAGTTCTGGGCATCCACGGAATTCCCGGTGGGTACCGAAGACCGTCCGGGCATCGCCGTGGGCAACAAAGTCACGTTCAACGGCACTGTGTACGAGCTGTACCTCATTTACGACCTGAACACCGCGCAGAAAACCCTGGACGAGATACAGAACGTCCTGCTCGCCGGCGGAGCGGTGCTGGTCCTGATCATCGGTGCCATCGCCTGGTACGTGACCCGGAACGTGGTCAGCCCCGTCAGCCATGCCGCGGTGGTCTCGGAGAAACTGGCGGCCGGTCAGCTCCAGGAGCGAATGGTGGTCAAGGGCGAGGACGAGGTGGCACGGCTGGGTGCGTCCTTCAACCACATGGCTGCCAGCCTCCAGGAACAGATCACCCAGCTGGCGACTCTGTCCCAAATGCAGCAGCGCTTCGTTTCCGATGTCTCCCACGAACTTCGCACGCCCCTGACGACCGTGCGGATGGCGGCCGAGGTCCTGTACGACGCACGGCACGACTTCGACCCCATCAACAAGCGCTCGGCTGAGCTGCTCTACAACCAGGTTGAGCGCTTCCAGTCCCTGCTCGCTGATCTCCTGGAGATTTCCCGGTTCGATGCGGGTGTGGCCATGCTCGACGCCGAACCCACCGATATCCTGCAGCTCGTGGCGAAAGTCGTGGAGGACGCAGGGCCCGTCGCAGCGGAGTACGGTTCGCAGGTCACCATTAATTCGCGGGATGAGAGCATCGTGGTAGAGATGGACGACCGGCGCATCGAGCGGATCCTACGCAACCTGGTGCTCAACGCGCTGGAGCACAGCGAAGGGAACCCGGTCAATATTTCGGTAGCTGCAAATGAAACCGCCGTCGCTGTCGCTGTCCGCGACCACGGCATCGGAATGACGCAGTCTGAGGCCGCAAGGGTCTTTGACCGTTTCTGGCGGGCGGACCCCGCCCGGGCGCGAACCACGGGCGGCAGCGGGCTGGGCCTTTCCATTGCCGCGGAAGACACGAAACTCCACAACGGATGGCTTCAGGCCTGGGGCAGCAAGGGAACGGGATCAAACTTCAGGCTGACACTTCCGCTGAGGCAGGGCGAGGTCATCTCCAAATCGCCGCTCCAGCTGGAACCGGCCGACGTCGAATTGCCTGGCGGATCGGGGCAGGGAACCATGCTGCTCCTGGGAACCGCAGCATCGCCCGCGGACTCGACGGATGCGCCCGTCCCGGCCCCCGGCGGGGATGCCCGTCCGGGGATGGAACCGGCAGGACCGTCGGCAGCGCCGCCACATGCACAGCCGGCGGCGGAAACGGAAGAAACACCATGA
- a CDS encoding LpqB family beta-propeller domain-containing protein: protein MTGTPPRLRNAALALMTLLLLLLTSCAQIPRSGPVGKSTDESAGKPNNAPVFFPVAPREGAGPESVIEDFYLAGSGYEDDYAVAREYLTQAASVAWKPDQRTLVFRSTRVVRTGVENVFNYELDVAYSVDADGIATQFPEGTKENIPVTLTQVDGQWRISAIPDGIAIPEQTFKVIYGAYPIYFYDPGFTYAVPDVRWFNKKKTVKAMTSALLSGPAPYLKGAVVSAFPSGMKLTRESVPVVSGAAQVDLSAKELVEASSEDRLRMQTQLALTFRGQPDVVNVELRANQDLVRVEDNGSVLPPVRDKNVPARQIAVNDGQLVRYENNRISPLPDIQSVGALGPVSPAESPVSQSVAFLNGSRTTLYSIVPGQPARALTTRSTLTHPSFGQQDWVWTAGPGANGATEVLAYRPTNVAEAAAMPTVTLAPAWLAGRTVKEFRVSREGVRALVISEQNGKTRVQVTGIVRNADGTPRDLTAPTTLLTDREPDQGVWVSDTTVAVMKASATDNVTPELLSLAASQPQQLAPWPGLTAISAGNGPEEIFGQSADGIFQRLGNGWSPQLKGPVDPSFPG, encoded by the coding sequence ATGACCGGCACCCCACCACGGTTGCGCAACGCGGCCCTTGCCCTGATGACGCTACTGCTCCTGCTGCTGACCTCCTGCGCACAGATCCCGCGCTCCGGGCCGGTGGGAAAAAGTACGGATGAGAGCGCCGGCAAGCCCAACAACGCGCCCGTTTTCTTTCCGGTGGCGCCACGCGAAGGCGCCGGACCGGAGTCCGTCATTGAAGACTTCTACCTCGCGGGCAGCGGCTACGAGGACGATTACGCCGTTGCGAGGGAATACCTGACGCAGGCAGCTTCCGTTGCCTGGAAACCGGATCAGCGCACACTCGTTTTCCGCTCCACCAGGGTGGTCCGGACCGGTGTGGAAAACGTCTTCAATTACGAACTGGATGTTGCCTACTCGGTCGATGCAGACGGGATCGCGACGCAGTTCCCCGAAGGAACCAAGGAAAACATTCCGGTGACGCTGACGCAGGTGGACGGTCAGTGGCGCATTTCAGCCATCCCTGACGGAATTGCCATCCCCGAGCAGACATTCAAGGTGATTTACGGCGCCTACCCCATCTACTTCTACGATCCAGGCTTCACGTACGCCGTGCCCGACGTCCGGTGGTTCAACAAGAAGAAAACGGTCAAAGCCATGACCAGCGCCTTGCTCAGCGGGCCGGCCCCGTACCTCAAGGGGGCCGTGGTCAGTGCCTTTCCGTCAGGAATGAAGCTCACGCGGGAGTCCGTTCCGGTCGTCTCCGGTGCAGCCCAGGTGGACCTTTCGGCCAAGGAACTCGTCGAAGCCTCCAGCGAGGACAGGTTGAGGATGCAGACCCAGCTGGCTCTTACCTTCCGTGGCCAGCCGGACGTCGTCAACGTCGAACTCCGGGCAAACCAGGACCTGGTCCGGGTCGAGGACAACGGCTCCGTGCTGCCTCCGGTCAGGGACAAGAACGTCCCGGCCCGCCAGATTGCCGTGAATGACGGCCAACTGGTCCGGTACGAGAACAACCGCATTTCGCCGTTGCCGGACATTCAGTCCGTGGGCGCCCTCGGCCCGGTTTCCCCTGCCGAATCGCCCGTTTCGCAGTCGGTGGCGTTCCTCAATGGCAGCCGGACGACCCTCTACTCGATCGTGCCGGGCCAGCCCGCCCGGGCACTGACCACCCGCTCCACCCTCACCCACCCGTCGTTCGGGCAGCAGGACTGGGTCTGGACGGCCGGACCCGGGGCCAACGGGGCAACGGAAGTGCTTGCCTACCGCCCCACGAACGTTGCCGAAGCGGCCGCCATGCCCACTGTCACGCTGGCGCCTGCCTGGCTCGCCGGACGCACCGTCAAAGAATTCCGCGTGTCGCGTGAGGGGGTACGGGCTCTCGTGATTTCCGAGCAGAACGGGAAGACCCGCGTGCAGGTGACCGGAATCGTACGCAATGCCGACGGGACCCCCCGTGACCTGACCGCCCCAACAACCCTCCTGACGGACCGGGAACCGGACCAGGGGGTATGGGTCAGTGACACGACGGTAGCCGTCATGAAGGCGTCGGCCACTGACAACGTCACCCCGGAATTGCTCTCCCTCGCAGCATCGCAGCCCCAGCAATTGGCGCCCTGGCCCGGGCTCACCGCGATCAGTGCCGGCAACGGACCCGAGGAAATCTTCGGGCAGTCCGCCGACGGTATCTTCCAGCGACTTGGAAACGGCTGGTCGCCTCAGCTGAAGGGGCCCGTGGACCCGTCATTCCCGGGCTGA
- a CDS encoding ComF family protein, whose protein sequence is MTRSPDPDLEPPAPASAKHRSDYARWWLRAADRAADAGRELLALAAPVECVCCGSEDFSLCGPCERALRLLTRTPFRAEGQAPALMDVNGSVILPVVAAGVYREELAQAVLSFKKYGQGQLESVLSRALGRAITGAAGTMDGFCLIPVPTTNSAFRKRGFSPVHLLLRNLDRSGRLGGGSPADALRKGRTFGQWPGSASALPERLQALVPAHAMAGGQKGLGRGARAKRVRGSMRARSAFPAPDIRGRPCIIVDDVLTTGATLAEAARAVHQAGGVVLGAVVLAATRPPDVADPPAVPRVTAVMGGRL, encoded by the coding sequence GTGACAAGAAGCCCCGATCCCGATCTCGAGCCGCCTGCGCCGGCGTCGGCAAAGCACCGCAGCGATTACGCACGATGGTGGCTGCGGGCCGCGGACCGCGCAGCGGACGCGGGCCGCGAACTGCTGGCCCTCGCCGCACCCGTGGAGTGCGTCTGCTGCGGGTCGGAAGACTTCTCGCTGTGCGGACCCTGTGAGCGGGCGCTGCGGCTGCTCACGCGGACCCCGTTCCGTGCCGAGGGCCAGGCACCCGCCCTGATGGATGTGAACGGTTCAGTGATTCTTCCCGTCGTGGCCGCCGGGGTCTATCGGGAGGAGCTCGCCCAGGCTGTGCTGTCGTTCAAGAAATACGGCCAGGGCCAGCTTGAATCGGTGCTGTCCAGGGCGCTTGGGAGGGCGATCACAGGGGCCGCCGGCACGATGGACGGATTCTGCCTGATACCCGTACCTACCACCAACAGCGCGTTCAGGAAGCGGGGCTTTAGCCCCGTGCACCTCTTGTTGCGGAACCTGGACCGCAGCGGCCGCCTCGGCGGAGGAAGCCCGGCCGATGCACTGCGTAAGGGAAGGACCTTCGGACAGTGGCCAGGATCCGCCAGTGCCCTGCCCGAACGGCTGCAGGCGCTGGTTCCCGCCCATGCAATGGCGGGAGGGCAAAAAGGACTCGGACGAGGCGCCCGTGCCAAACGTGTCCGGGGTTCCATGCGGGCAAGGTCGGCGTTCCCCGCGCCCGACATCCGGGGACGGCCCTGCATCATCGTGGATGACGTACTGACCACGGGGGCCACGCTGGCGGAAGCAGCACGGGCCGTCCATCAGGCGGGAGGCGTCGTGCTGGGCGCTGTCGTACTGGCGGCGACACGCCCGCCGGACGTGGCAGATCCACCGGCCGTTCCCCGTGTCACAGCAGTGATGGGCGGCCGACTTTGA
- the hpf gene encoding ribosome hibernation-promoting factor, HPF/YfiA family translates to MEFMISGRNLTVSDRFREYADEKISKIASLGDKVQRVDAKVSKETKARQTAELLTVELTVLGRGPVIRAEASAADKFAAFDLAYNKLLERLRRAKDRKKVHHGRHTPKSVTEATASLEPASTTEPLYVEASNHQEPQAAPVEKSPYDVDNDIPAGDSPVLIRRKVFPAASLTLDDAVDNMELVGHDFYLFVDKETKAPSVVYRRDGWTYGVISLDQTCEPGVAPLEEKILAYRSEDEPASA, encoded by the coding sequence ATGGAGTTCATGATCAGCGGACGGAATTTGACGGTTTCAGACCGCTTCCGCGAATACGCCGACGAGAAGATCTCAAAGATCGCATCGCTGGGAGACAAGGTCCAACGGGTGGACGCGAAGGTCTCCAAGGAGACTAAGGCCCGCCAGACCGCAGAGTTGCTCACGGTCGAGCTGACTGTCTTGGGCCGGGGCCCCGTCATTCGGGCAGAGGCCAGCGCCGCCGACAAGTTCGCCGCGTTCGACCTCGCTTACAACAAGCTTCTTGAACGCCTGCGCCGGGCCAAGGACCGCAAGAAGGTCCACCATGGCCGGCACACCCCCAAGTCTGTCACCGAGGCAACAGCCAGCCTTGAGCCGGCCAGCACCACGGAGCCTCTGTACGTGGAGGCGAGCAACCATCAGGAGCCCCAGGCCGCACCGGTCGAAAAGTCGCCGTACGACGTCGACAACGACATCCCTGCGGGGGATTCGCCTGTTCTGATCCGCCGCAAGGTATTCCCGGCGGCATCCCTCACGCTCGACGACGCCGTCGACAACATGGAACTCGTCGGCCACGACTTCTACCTGTTTGTCGACAAGGAAACCAAAGCGCCGTCCGTCGTCTACCGCCGCGACGGTTGGACCTATGGTGTGATCTCCCTTGACCAGACCTGCGAGCCGGGTGTGGCTCCGCTGGAAGAGAAGATCCTCGCCTACCGCTCCGAGGATGAGCCAGCCAGCGCATAA
- a CDS encoding winged helix-turn-helix domain-containing protein, whose protein sequence is MQEVLSLKQARRIALAAQGLDKVRPAGPVTARAVGRTFARLHLVQIDSVNVLSRSHYLPFFSRLGNYDRAILQRMAGAHPRRMMEYWAHEASFIRPDHFQDLVLWQSRKWVGAHSMDPELRCGVATRVLETLAAGRPMTAAELTTHLGHVEDRQQDNWGWNWNAVKRVLEHLFEAGLISAASRTESFERRYTLTAKVLPERPGAVPGVPDAGSDKEAALVRLIEAAARAHGIGTLRCFADYFRTPMRASALAVDRLVETGRLVPVTVAGWNKSVYRHAEAKLPRTATGRALLSPFDSLVFERQRLEALFGFHYRLEIYTPAPKRRFGYYVLPFLLRDGIVARIDLKADRANGLLLAKAAHAEPGAPADTAVELAAELQLMAEWLELDRVVVSRKGDLAPALADAVSGAGSGVSAEREQA, encoded by the coding sequence GTGCAGGAAGTGCTGAGCCTCAAACAGGCGCGGCGGATCGCACTGGCAGCCCAGGGATTGGACAAGGTACGGCCCGCCGGACCCGTGACTGCACGGGCGGTGGGCCGTACTTTTGCCCGCCTCCACCTCGTCCAGATCGACTCCGTCAATGTGCTCTCGCGGAGCCATTACCTGCCGTTCTTTTCCCGCCTGGGTAACTACGACCGCGCCATCCTCCAGCGAATGGCGGGCGCTCACCCGCGGCGCATGATGGAGTACTGGGCACACGAGGCGAGCTTTATCCGTCCTGACCATTTCCAGGACCTGGTCCTATGGCAAAGCCGGAAGTGGGTGGGAGCCCACTCCATGGACCCTGAGCTGCGGTGCGGTGTCGCCACCCGGGTGCTCGAGACCCTGGCCGCCGGACGGCCGATGACCGCCGCCGAACTCACCACGCACCTGGGTCACGTGGAGGACCGGCAGCAGGACAACTGGGGGTGGAACTGGAATGCCGTCAAACGGGTTTTGGAGCACCTCTTCGAAGCGGGCCTCATCTCGGCCGCTTCGCGCACGGAATCCTTTGAACGGCGCTACACCCTCACCGCCAAGGTCCTGCCCGAACGGCCCGGGGCAGTTCCGGGCGTTCCGGACGCCGGGTCGGACAAGGAGGCTGCGCTGGTGCGCCTCATCGAAGCCGCTGCCCGGGCACACGGGATAGGCACGTTGCGCTGTTTTGCCGACTACTTCCGGACGCCGATGCGTGCCTCAGCACTAGCCGTTGATCGTCTCGTCGAAACCGGAAGGCTGGTGCCCGTCACTGTGGCCGGCTGGAACAAGTCCGTCTACCGGCACGCCGAGGCGAAACTGCCACGCACGGCCACCGGGCGCGCACTGCTGAGCCCTTTCGACTCGCTGGTCTTTGAGCGGCAGCGCCTTGAAGCCTTGTTCGGCTTCCACTACCGCCTTGAGATCTACACCCCGGCGCCGAAGCGCCGCTTCGGCTATTACGTGCTGCCCTTCCTGCTGCGGGACGGAATCGTGGCCCGCATCGACCTGAAGGCGGACCGCGCCAACGGCCTCCTGCTGGCGAAGGCTGCCCACGCGGAGCCCGGGGCGCCCGCCGACACTGCCGTCGAACTCGCCGCGGAACTGCAGCTCATGGCAGAGTGGTTGGAACTGGACCGGGTTGTTGTGTCCCGGAAAGGAGACCTGGCACCGGCGCTCGCAGACGCCGTGTCCGGGGCAGGGAGCGGTGTATCCGCTGAGAGGGAACAGGCGTAA
- the secA gene encoding preprotein translocase subunit SecA, producing MASLIEKLLRTGDKKTLRQLRNYADSINALESSFQTFTDAELREETDRLRARHQDGEKLDDLLPEAFAAVREASSRTLGMRHFDVQLMGGAALHLGNIAEMKTGEGKTLVATAPAYLNALTGNGVHVITVNDYLAEYQSDLMGRVYRFLGLTSGCILSNQDPAVRREQYAADITYGTNNEFGFDYLRDNMAWDKSELVQRGHHFAIVDEVDSILIDEARTPLIISGPAQGDTNRWYSEFAKVVIRLKPDEDYEVDEKKRTVGVLEAGIEKVEDYLGIHNLYESANTPLIGFLNNAIKAKELFKRDKDYVILDGEVLIVDEHTGRILAGRRYNEGMHQAIEAKEGVEIKAENQTLATVTLQNYFRMYDKLAGMTGTAETEAAEFMSTYKLGVVAIPTNRDMQRIDQPDLVYKNEAVKFDAVVKDIAERHEKGQPVLVGTTSVEKSEYLSRLLAKQGIRHEVLNAKNHAREAAIVAQAGRKGAVTVATNMAGRGTDIMLGGNAEFTAVAELAAKGLDPEENSEEYEAAWPAAFEAAKQAVKDEHEEVLDLGGLYVLGTERHESRRIDNQLRGRSGRQGDPGESRFYLSLTDDLMRLFNSGAAERLMNSSVPDDVALESKLVSRAIASAQGQVEGRNAEQRKNVLKYDDVLNRQREAIYGDRRRILEGDDLHEKVQFFLEDTITALIDAATSEGTGDDWDFNQLWTNLKTLYPVSVTSHDVIDEAGGKSRITVDFLKEEILSDARLVYQAREQAIGSESMRELERRVVLSVIGRKWQEHLYEMDYLKEGIGLRAMAQRDPLVEYQREGFIMFQAMMEAIREESVGFLFNLEVEVTPAEDVVVADGAGEHTEHHEPQIHAAGLEAPEKPAQLQYTAPGEDGASQTRVEGRSAGRSGNPAKAAQDGARKPAPKKKKR from the coding sequence GTGGCATCACTTATCGAAAAACTTCTCCGCACGGGTGACAAAAAAACCCTGAGGCAACTGCGGAACTATGCCGATTCCATCAATGCCCTGGAAAGCTCCTTCCAGACCTTCACCGACGCCGAACTACGCGAAGAAACCGACCGGCTGCGGGCACGCCACCAGGACGGCGAGAAGCTGGACGACCTCCTGCCAGAGGCCTTCGCCGCAGTCCGTGAAGCCTCCTCCCGAACGCTTGGCATGCGCCACTTCGACGTCCAGCTGATGGGCGGCGCGGCCCTGCATCTGGGCAATATCGCCGAAATGAAGACCGGTGAAGGCAAGACCCTCGTGGCCACCGCTCCGGCCTACCTGAACGCACTCACCGGCAACGGGGTGCACGTCATCACCGTGAACGACTACCTGGCTGAATACCAGTCGGACCTCATGGGCCGGGTTTACCGCTTCCTCGGCCTGACCAGCGGCTGCATCCTGTCCAACCAGGACCCTGCCGTGCGCCGCGAGCAGTACGCCGCGGACATCACCTATGGCACCAACAACGAATTCGGCTTCGACTACCTGCGCGACAACATGGCCTGGGACAAGTCCGAGCTCGTTCAGCGCGGCCACCACTTCGCAATTGTTGACGAAGTGGACTCGATCCTCATCGATGAGGCCCGCACCCCGCTAATCATTTCCGGTCCGGCCCAGGGTGACACCAACCGCTGGTACAGCGAGTTTGCCAAGGTGGTAATCCGGCTCAAGCCCGATGAAGACTACGAAGTCGACGAAAAGAAGCGCACCGTCGGCGTGCTCGAGGCCGGCATCGAGAAGGTCGAGGACTACCTGGGCATTCACAACCTTTACGAGTCCGCCAACACCCCGCTGATCGGCTTCCTGAACAACGCCATCAAGGCCAAGGAACTCTTCAAGCGGGACAAGGACTACGTCATCCTCGACGGCGAAGTGCTGATCGTTGACGAGCACACCGGCCGCATCCTCGCCGGCCGGCGTTACAACGAGGGAATGCACCAGGCGATCGAGGCCAAGGAAGGCGTCGAGATCAAGGCGGAGAACCAGACCCTGGCCACGGTCACGCTGCAGAACTACTTCCGCATGTACGACAAGCTTGCCGGCATGACCGGTACCGCCGAGACCGAAGCCGCCGAGTTCATGAGCACGTACAAGCTCGGCGTGGTGGCCATCCCCACCAACCGCGACATGCAGCGCATTGACCAGCCTGACCTCGTCTACAAAAACGAGGCCGTCAAGTTCGACGCGGTGGTCAAGGACATTGCCGAACGGCACGAAAAAGGCCAGCCTGTCCTCGTGGGAACCACCAGCGTGGAGAAGAGCGAATACCTCTCCCGGCTGCTGGCCAAGCAAGGCATCCGCCACGAGGTCCTTAACGCGAAGAACCACGCCCGTGAAGCCGCGATCGTCGCGCAGGCCGGGCGTAAGGGTGCTGTAACCGTAGCCACGAACATGGCCGGTCGAGGAACCGACATCATGCTGGGCGGAAACGCAGAATTCACTGCCGTCGCCGAGTTGGCGGCCAAAGGCCTGGATCCGGAAGAAAACTCCGAAGAGTACGAGGCCGCGTGGCCCGCGGCGTTCGAGGCCGCCAAGCAGGCGGTGAAGGACGAACACGAGGAAGTGCTGGACCTCGGCGGGCTCTACGTCCTCGGTACCGAACGCCACGAGTCCCGGCGGATCGATAACCAGCTCCGCGGACGTTCAGGACGCCAGGGCGACCCCGGCGAGTCGCGGTTCTACCTCTCCTTGACGGACGATTTGATGCGCCTGTTCAATTCGGGGGCGGCCGAACGGCTCATGAACAGCTCCGTTCCCGACGACGTCGCGCTCGAATCGAAGCTCGTTTCGCGTGCCATAGCCTCTGCGCAGGGCCAGGTTGAAGGCCGCAACGCGGAACAGCGCAAGAACGTCCTCAAGTACGATGACGTCCTCAACCGCCAGCGTGAAGCCATCTATGGGGACCGCCGCCGTATCCTCGAAGGTGATGACCTGCACGAGAAAGTGCAGTTCTTCCTCGAAGACACCATCACTGCCCTCATCGACGCAGCAACCTCCGAGGGCACCGGGGACGACTGGGACTTCAACCAGCTCTGGACGAACCTTAAGACCCTCTACCCGGTCAGCGTGACATCCCACGACGTCATCGACGAGGCCGGCGGCAAGTCCCGCATCACTGTGGACTTCCTGAAGGAAGAGATTCTTTCCGACGCCCGGCTGGTTTACCAGGCCCGGGAGCAGGCCATCGGGTCCGAAAGCATGCGCGAACTGGAGCGCCGCGTGGTTCTGTCCGTGATCGGCCGGAAGTGGCAGGAGCATCTCTATGAGATGGACTACCTCAAGGAGGGCATCGGCCTCCGCGCCATGGCACAGCGTGACCCGCTCGTGGAATACCAGCGCGAGGGATTCATCATGTTCCAGGCCATGATGGAGGCCATCAGGGAGGAGAGCGTTGGCTTCCTGTTCAACCTTGAGGTTGAGGTGACCCCCGCTGAGGACGTCGTTGTCGCCGATGGCGCGGGGGAACACACGGAGCATCATGAGCCGCAGATCCATGCAGCAGGACTGGAAGCACCGGAGAAGCCCGCCCAGCTGCAATACACTGCTCCGGGCGAAGACGGCGCCAGCCAGACCCGCGTCGAAGGCAGGTCGGCGGGGCGTTCCGGGAATCCGGCCAAGGCTGCCCAGGACGGCGCCCGGAAACCGGCCCCGAAAAAGAAGAAGCGCTAG
- a CDS encoding Rv3235 family protein yields the protein MSALQLVPTSPALERSAAGEQPARRLAAVPAAGSRAPLQGGAGTPSTPRPGNPGQATKNGPTLQIVSENKEVCAITRGTVQAAIEVLAGTRPIQQLSRRLDQRCLASLQHRAALTRRLAAGPSPTAGRLHRNPAVRSVRACEVASGVYEASAVVVDELRVRAVAVRLERSNQVWRITALEIG from the coding sequence ATGAGCGCATTGCAGCTGGTCCCCACATCACCCGCGTTGGAACGCTCGGCGGCCGGTGAACAGCCAGCCCGCAGACTGGCAGCAGTCCCGGCAGCCGGCAGCCGTGCCCCGCTTCAGGGCGGGGCCGGCACGCCGTCAACGCCCCGGCCGGGCAACCCGGGTCAAGCCACCAAGAACGGGCCGACCCTGCAGATAGTGAGCGAGAACAAGGAGGTCTGTGCAATTACCCGCGGGACCGTCCAGGCCGCCATCGAAGTGCTGGCCGGAACACGTCCCATCCAGCAACTCTCCCGGAGGCTTGATCAGCGGTGCCTGGCCTCACTCCAGCACCGCGCGGCGCTGACCCGTCGGCTGGCGGCGGGACCCTCACCCACGGCAGGGCGCCTGCACCGTAATCCCGCAGTCAGATCGGTCCGCGCCTGCGAAGTCGCGTCCGGAGTCTACGAGGCAAGTGCCGTAGTAGTGGATGAACTAAGGGTTCGCGCAGTCGCCGTGCGGCTTGAGCGCAGCAATCAGGTATGGCGGATCACGGCACTGGAGATCGGCTGA